The Pyrus communis chromosome 2, drPyrComm1.1, whole genome shotgun sequence genome includes a window with the following:
- the LOC137724460 gene encoding LOW QUALITY PROTEIN: uncharacterized protein (The sequence of the model RefSeq protein was modified relative to this genomic sequence to represent the inferred CDS: deleted 2 bases in 1 codon; substituted 2 bases at 2 genomic stop codons) encodes MAHYKMQVLVPILLLMIMAVAEAKTPPGIAKNPSNARCLIKKYKHCYNLVHVCPKFCPDQCTVECVSCKPICSGSSSPPPASPTPPTPSPTSNXNSHTTNILFASSSDNXPNSTVISSYSNYPNYNSHTPPTYYSPPTPKTNTTPPLSPPTPTPTPPTTTPTPPTTTPTPPSTTPTPQATPPSPPTTIPTPSSTTPTPQATPPSPSPPQATPNYPPPTLTPSSPSPPSPPSSNPPSSPSPPTPSPPTSSSPPPSTPTSPKKAKCKKMNYPQCYNIQHVCPTACSGGCEVDCVTCKPVCKCDQPGAVCQDPRFIGGDGITFYFHGKKDHDFCLLSDSNLHINAHFIGRRNHNMKRDFTWVQSIAILFGKHQLFIGAQKTAIWDDATDRLALSFDGVPITLPESEGARWQSISVPTVSLGRVSGTNNVMVEVEGNFRITAKVVPITEQDSRVHNYGITKDDTFAHLDLGFKFFSLSNQVSGVLGQTYRPDYISRVNIGASMPVMGGDKEFETSSLLAADCAAARFNGGNVGSESEANSLEDLELPSMSCASGMDGRGVVCKR; translated from the exons ATGGCTCACTACAAAATGCAAGTTCTTGTTCCGATTCTCCTGCTGATGATTATGGCAGTGGCAGAGGCGAAAACCCCTCCAGGAATTGCCAAGAATCCAAGCAATGCAAGGTGTTTGATAAAAAAGTATAAGCATTGTTACAATTTGGTGCATGTATGCCCCAAGTTTTGCCCAGATCAATGCACAGTGGAGTGTGTCTCTTGTAAGCCCATCTGTTCTGGGAGCTCAAGCCCTCCACCAGCCTCTCCCACCCCTCCCACACCTTCACCT ACCTCCAACTAAAACTCCCACACCACCAACATATTATTCGCCTCCTCCTCTGACAACTAGCCCAACTCCACCGTTATCTCCTCCTACTCCAACTACCCCAACTACAACTCCCACACACCACCAACATATTATTCGCCTCCTACACCAAAAACTAACACAACTCCACCACTATCTCCTCCTACTCC AACCCCAACACCCCCAACTACAACTCCTACACCACCAACTACAACTCCCACACCTCCATCCACCACTCCAACACCTCAAGCAACACCTCCTTCACCACCAACTACAATTCCCACACCTTCATCCACCACTCCAACACCTCAAGCAACACCTCCTTCACCTTCACCACCACAAGCGACACCAAATTACCCTCCTCCTACCCTTACCCCATCTTCGCCGTCACCTCCTTCACCACCATCATCTaatcctccttcctctccttcaCCCCCAACGCCATCTCCACCTAcatcctcttctcctcctccatcaaCTCCTACTTCACCAAAGAAGGCCAAGTGCAAGAAAATGAACTACCCTCAATGTTACAACATTCAACACGTATGCCCTACGGCTTGCTCTGGTGGATGTGAGGTTGACTGTGTCACTTGCAAGCCAGTCTGCA AATGTGATCAGCCAGGAGCAGTATGCCAAGACCCCCGTTTTATAGGTGGAGATGGCATCACCTTTTACTTCCACGGCAAGAAAGACCATGACTTCTGCCTCTTGTCCGACTCCAACCTCCACATCAACGCTCACTTCATTGGCAGGCGCAACCACAACATGAAGAGGGACTTCACTTGGGTCCAGTCCATTGCCATCCTTTTTGGCAAACACCAACTCTTCATCGGTGCCCAAAAGACGGCTATATGGGACGATGCCACTGACCGCCTTGCCCTCTCCTTTGATGGCGTGCCCATCACCCTTCCCGAATCTGAAGGTGCCAGGTGGCAATCCATAAGTGTTCCAACTGTATCCCTTGGAAGGGTGAGTGGGACCAACAATGTAATGGTTGAAGTTGAAGGAAACTTCAGGATCACAGCCAAGGTTGTGCCTATAACTGAACAAGACTCAAGGGTTCACAACTATGGAATTACCAAAGATGATACATTTGCACATCTTGATCTTGGGTTTAAGTTCTTCTCTTTGAGCAACCAAGTGAGTGGAGTGTTGGGACAAACATATAGGCCTGACTACATCAGCCGGGTCAATATCGGCGCAAGCATGCCTGTGATGGGAGGGGACAAGGAGTTTGAAACTTCAAGCCTTCTCGCCGCAGATTGTGCCGCTGCAAGGTTTAATGGTGGCAATGTTGGCTCTGAAAGCGAAGCTAAttctttggaggatttggagttgCCAAGCATGAGCTGTGCAAGCGGGATGGATGGTCGAGGAGTTGTGTGCAAGAGATAG
- the LOC137725421 gene encoding DNA-directed RNA polymerases II, IV and V subunit 3-like, with the protein MEGKSYQRLPRVKIREMRDDYLKFELRDTDASVANALRRVMIAEVPTVAIDLVEIEINSSVLNDEFIAHRLGLIPLTSDRAMSMRFSRDCDACDGDGQCEFCSVEFHLRAKCHSDQTLDVTSKDLLSSDHTVVPVDFSDSSGLESSEQKGIIIVKLRRGQELRLRAIARKGIGKDHAKWSPAATVTFMYEPDIRINEELMDTLTLEEKKAWVDSSPTKVFDIDPKTDKVVVVDPEAYTYDDEVIKKAEAMGKSGLVDISAREDSFIFTVESTGAIKAAQLLLNAIEVLKQKLDAVRLSEDTVEADDQFGELGAHMRGG; encoded by the exons ATGGAAGGCAAATCGTACCAGAGGCTCCCGCGCGTCAAAATCCGCGAAATGCGTGACGACTACTTGAAGTTTGAGCTCCGCGATACTGACGCCAGCGTCGCCAACGCGCTCCGGCGCGTCATGATCGCCGAGGTCCCCACCGTCGCCATCGACCTCGTCGAGATCGAGATTAACTCCTCCGTCCTCAACGACGAGTTCATCGCCCACCGACTTGGCCTCATCCCCCTCACCTCCGACCGCGCCATGAGCATGCGTTTCTCACGTGACTGCGACGCCTGCGACGGCGACGGCCAGTGCGAGTTCTGCTCCGTCGAGTTCCATCTCCGCGCCAAGTGCCACTCCGACCAAACCCTAGATGTCACCAGCAAGGACCTCCTCAGCTCCGACCACACCGTCGTCCCCGTTGATTTCTCTGATTCCTCCGGCTTGGAATCGTCCGAACAAAA GGGAATTATCATTGTGAAGTTGCGAAGGGGGCAGGAACTGAGGCTGAGGGCCATTGCCAGAAAGGGGATTGGCAAAGATCATGCTAAGTGGTCACCGGCGGCCACTGTCACTTTCATGTATGAACCCGACATTCGAATCAATGAGGAGCTGATGGATACTTTGACTCTTGAGGAGAAGAAGGCTTGGGTTGATAGTAGTCCTACCAAAGTCTTTGACATTGATCCTAAAACCGACAAG GTCGTGGTTGTTGATCCTGAAGCATACACCTATGACGATGAAGTGATCAAGAAAGCAGAAGCTATGGGGAAGTCTGGGCTTGTGGATATCAGTGCAAGGGAAGATAGCTTTATATTCACAGTGGAATCTACCGGTGCGATTAAAGCTGCACAGCTACTCCTCAATGCCATAGAAGTCCTGAAACAGAAGCTGGACGCAGTGCGCCTTTCTGAGGATACTGTAGAAGCCGATGACCAGTTTGGGGAATTAGGTGCACATATGCGAGGAGGATGA